The Vicia villosa cultivar HV-30 ecotype Madison, WI unplaced genomic scaffold, Vvil1.0 ctg.001122F_1_1, whole genome shotgun sequence genome includes a window with the following:
- the LOC131633387 gene encoding S-adenosyl-L-methionine:benzoic acid/salicylic acid carboxyl methyltransferase 3-like has translation MDLAQILHMNGDVEEASYANNSLVQREAISLAASSRVKAITNLYCSLCPRSFAIADLGCSSGPNTLLVTSEIIKVVEKLCKQLNHQSPEYKVFLNDLPGNDFNSIFKSLDTFKEKLRDEIETEIGPCYFSGVPGSFYGRIFPNQSLHFVHSSYSLHWLSKVPKGVDNNKGNICLLITSPSNVVKAYCEQFHIDFSLFLNCRAQELVEGGCMILTLISGYSNCWELLSKAINDMVMQGIIEEEKLNTFNLPNYFPSPSEVKLEVETEGSFSINQLEVSEVNWYSPESDMVESVVKSKRAILEPLLISHFGEGVTKEIFEHFGKILTSGISKEKAKMVNLTITLTRKP, from the exons ATGGATTTAGCACAAATACTACACATGAATGGAGACGTCGAAGAAGCAAGCTATGCAAACAACTCCTTAGTTCAGAGAGAGGCGATTTCTTTGGCAGCATCTTCAAGAGTTAAAGCTATAACAAATCTATATTGTAGCTTGTGCCCTAGAAGTTTTGCAATTGCAGACTTGGGTTGCTCTTCAGGACCAAACACATTGTTGGTGACCTCAGAAATTATTAAAGTTGTTGAAAAACTTTGTAAACAATTGAATCATCAATCTCCAGAATATAAGGTTTTTTTGAACGATTTACCGGGAAATGACTTCAACAGCATATTCAAATCTCTCGACACATTCAAAGAAAAACTACGCGATGAAATAGAAACTGAAATAGGTCCTTGCTACTTCTCGGGTGTTCCGGGTTCCTTTTATGGCAGAATTTTTCCTAACCAAAGTTTGCATTTTGTCCATTCTTCATATAGCCTTCATTGGCTGTCTAAG GTTCCCAAAGGTGTAGATAACAATAAGGGTAACATTTGCCTATTGATCACAAGTCCATCAAATGTTGTCAAAGCTTATTGCGAGCAATTTCATATAgatttctctctttttctcaaTTGTCGTGCTCAAGAATTAGTTGAAGGAGGTTGCATGATTCTAACACTTATAAGCGGGTATTCGAACTGTTGGGAACTTTTGTCAAAAGCTATTAATGATATGGTCATGCAG GGAATCATTGAAGAAGAGAAACTCAATACTTTCAACCTTCCAAACTATTTTCCATCTCCATCTGAAGTGAAATTGGAAGTTGAAACTGAAGGATCATTTTCCATCAATCAATTGGAGGTTTCAGAAGTAAATTGGTATTCTCCTGAATCTGATATGGTTGAATCAGTAGTAAAAAGCAAGAGAGCTATACTTGAACCTTTGTTAATTAGTCATTTTGGAGAAGGTGTCACTAAAGAAATATTTGAGCATTTTGGAAAAATATTAACAAGTGGAATATCCAAAGAGAAAGCTAAGATGGTAAATCTTACCATAACATTGACTAGAAAACCATGA
- the LOC131633393 gene encoding S-adenosyl-L-methionine:benzoic acid/salicylic acid carboxyl methyltransferase 3-like, whose protein sequence is MDLTQVLHMNGDVEEASYADNSLIQREAISLATSSRVKAITNLYCSLSPRSFAIADLGCSSGPNTLLVTSEIIKVVEKLCQELNHQSPEYKVFLNDLSGNDFNSIFKSLDTFKEKLRDEIKIEIGPCYFSGVPGSFYGRIFPNKSLHFVHSSYSLHWLSKVPRGVDNNKGNIYITNTSPSNVLEAYYEQFHIDFSLFLKCRAQEIVEGGCMILTLLGRENENLLSKGSSYGWELLSKAINDMVIQGIIEEEKLNTFNIPNYYPSPSEVKLEVLSEGSFSINQLEVSEVIGHALESDMSESMVKSTRAVFEPLLISHFGESVTKEIFERFRKILKAGISKERTKITNLTITLTRKP, encoded by the exons ATGGATTTAACACAAGTACTACACATGAATGGAGACGTGGAAGAAGCAAGCTATGCAGACAACTCCTTAATTCAGAGAGAGGCTATTTCTTTGGCAACATCTTCCAGAGTTAAAGCTATAACAAATCTATATTGCAGCTTGTCCCCTAGAAGTTTCGCTATTGCAGATTTGGGTTGCTCTTCGGGACCAAACACTTTGTTGGTGACCTCAGAAATTATTAAGGTTGTTGAAAAACTTTGTCAAGAGTTGAATCATCAATCTCCAGAATATAAGGTTTTTTTGAACGATTTATCGGGAAATGACTTCAACAGCATATTCAAATCTCTTGACACATTCAAAGAAAAACTACGCGatgaaataaaaattgaaataggTCCTTGCTACTTCTCTGGTGTTCCAGGTTCCTTTTATGGTAGAATTTTTCCTAACAAGAGTTTGCATTTTGTCCATTCTTCATACAGCCTTCATTGGCTGTCTAAG GTTCCTCGAGGTGTAGATAATAATAAGGGCAATATTTATATCACGAACACAAGCCCATCAAATGTTCTCGAGGCTTATTACGAACAATTTCATATAgatttctctctttttctcaaGTGTCGTGCTCAAGAAATAGTTGAAGGAGGTTGCATGATTCTAACACTTTTAGGAAGAGAAAATGAAAATCTATTAAGCAAAGGGTCTTCTTACGGTTGGGAGCTTTTGTCTAAAGCTATTAATGATATGGTCATACAG GGAattatagaagaagagaaacTGAATACATTTAACATTCCAAACTACTATCCATCTCCATCTGAAGTGAAATTGGAAGTTCTGAGTGAAGGATCATTTTCCATCAATCAATTGGAAGTTTCAGAAGTAATTGGACATGCTCTTGAATCTGATATGTCTGAATCAATGGTAAAAAGCACGAGGGCGGTATTTGAACCGCTGCTTATAAGTCATTTTGGTGAAAGTGTCACGAAAGAGATATTTGAGCgttttagaaaaatattaaaagCTGGAATATCCAAAGAAAGAACTAAGATCACAAATCTTACCATAACATTGACTAGAAAACCGTGA